Below is a genomic region from Pyrinomonadaceae bacterium.
GGACTCGGTCACGTTCGCGGCCAGCCACTCCCTGTTCGTCAACACGAACTTCGCCCCCGCCGTGGTGGAGACCGACCACGCCACGTGGCGTCGCCTGGCCATGGTCCGCTTCCCGTACACCTTCAGGAAGCGCCAGGAGGACGTCACGGGGCCGCTGGACCGTCTCGGGGACGCGGGGCTCCGTGACCGCTGTACGACGCGGGAGCGGCCCGCACAGGCGGCCCTGGCGTGGGCTGTGGCCGGGGCTGTGCGCTGGTACGAGAACGAGCGGGTCATGCCGGAGCTGCCGGAGCTGGTGCGGGCCGACACGGACGCCTGGCGCCGCAAGGGCGACTTGCTCCTGGCGTTCATGGAAGAGCGGTTGGAGGCCGGCGCCGGGCACACGGCGACCACTGCGGAACTCCACCAGGCGTTCGGGGAATGGCTCACGCCCACGGAGCACAAGCCATGGTCACAGCGGTTGTTCGCGGACCGGTTCGGGGGTCATGACCGGGTGGTGGCGCAGCACATCGAGCTGACGCGCGCAAAGGTGAACGGCTCGGTCAAGAGGTTCTGGACGGGTGTCCGGGTTAAGCCGAAAGAGGTGGAACAGTTCCAGTCGCCCGGTAACAACCCATTCGGAAGTTGAAAGTTCAACGGTGACGCAGGTGACGGCAAGTTCCGATAGAACGGACCCTACGGCTTTACACAAGCCGTTTATCCGGAACTGACGTCACCTGCGTCACCGCGCAGGTCAGACCATGATCACGTGTTTGATACCCGTCAGTAACCAGAACTGGAGGCGGACATGGACGACACAACACCGCAATACACCCCACTCGATATCGAAACGGGCAACGCCGAGGACCTCTACCGGCTGCCCCCGGACCCCTCGTACATCCGGCTGCTCGGGCTCGGTGACGAGGCGCGGCGACGCTGCGAGCCCGCGTGCTGGGTGATTCCCTCACAGCACCCGTGCGTCACCGTCAACGGCCACCTGTTCGACTTCCCCGCCCTGGACCGGCACGCGGGGATCCCCGTGGAGCAGACCATCCCGTTCAGCCGGGACCTGCGCTATGCCGCGTTCCAGCACGACCCGCCCACCAGTTACCAGACCAAATCCGGTCCCGGCTTCAAGCCCTACTCGATGGCGGCGCTCACCCAGCGGTACCTGGGAGAGGACACCAAGTCGGACGCGGGCAAGGAACTGGCCAAGGAGTACGGCGGGTGGGACAAGATCGACCCGAGCGATCCGCGCTATGCCGAGTACCTGCGCTCAGACCTGGACAACACCCGGCGCCTGAACGGGGCGATCCCCTACGACCCGTACGAGCAGCGGGAGGCGTGGGTGGCCACCATCACCGCACGGGCCACCCTGAACGGCTTCCGGGTCGACACAGCGGGTTTGACGGCCCGGGCGGCCTCCCTGGCCAAGCGCGGCGTGGACGGCCGCCAGATGCTCGCTGAGCGCTTCGGCTTCCCGCTCACCAACGAGGCGGGGAAGCCGGCGGCAGCACCCCAGCGCACCAAAGCGGGCAAGAGGGCGCTCGAGACGGCCCTGACGTCCTTCGGCTTCCCGCTGGACCGCTGGCCCCGGGGGGTGGACGGGAGCCTCTCCCTCTCGAAGGAGACGATGGCGTTCGCCCGGGACCATGCGGAGCGGGAGCACCCGGCCGCCCTCCCGGTGATCGAAGCCGTCCAGGACATGAACGGGATCAGGAACTCGGCCGCCAATCTGCTCAGCCACGTCACGGACGGCCGGGCGTACTACACCTTCGAGCCGTTCCAGGCCACCGGCCGGTGGTCCAACGGGCTCTCCGTGCTGAAGAAAGGGTCCGAGGACTCCGAGCGCGCGTTCCTGCTGCCCGAGCCCGGCCACGTGCTCGTCTCCATCGACCTGGACCAGATCGACATCCGGGCGGCGGCGGCCCACGCTCAGGATCCCGCTCTCATCGCGCTGCTCAACGACCCGGACCGGGACATCCACACGGAGATCTCCACTCTGTCCGGCGTGGAGCGAAAGCTGGCCAAGACCCTGGACCTCGGGTGGCTGTACGGCCGCACGGTCAACGGGCTGGCCCAGACACCGGGGATGACACGGGAGGCCGCCGAGCGGGTCTCCGGGTTCATGG
It encodes:
- a CDS encoding DNA polymerase, giving the protein MDDTTPQYTPLDIETGNAEDLYRLPPDPSYIRLLGLGDEARRRCEPACWVIPSQHPCVTVNGHLFDFPALDRHAGIPVEQTIPFSRDLRYAAFQHDPPTSYQTKSGPGFKPYSMAALTQRYLGEDTKSDAGKELAKEYGGWDKIDPSDPRYAEYLRSDLDNTRRLNGAIPYDPYEQREAWVATITARATLNGFRVDTAGLTARAASLAKRGVDGRQMLAERFGFPLTNEAGKPAAAPQRTKAGKRALETALTSFGFPLDRWPRGVDGSLSLSKETMAFARDHAEREHPAALPVIEAVQDMNGIRNSAANLLSHVTDGRAYYTFEPFQATGRWSNGLSVLKKGSEDSERAFLLPEPGHVLVSIDLDQIDIRAAAAHAQDPALIALLNDPDRDIHTEISTLSGVERKLAKTLDLGWLYGRTVNGLAQTPGMTREAAERVSGFMDTSYPGVRRWQREVRERGEAGLLLGNGFGRNLRVEPDRAFTQAPGAVGQSTTRDLVAEGLLDLARRAPEMLPMLRMIVHDEVVASVPVKDAVECARILQSCMSRMWAPAGASIPVAITAGQGKPFTFGDNWNALYA